The stretch of DNA TTACCGATGAAATAACAGTGCCCGGATTCAAACATGATGTTTGCTCTACCTGGCATGGCCTGATTTATCCGAATCCTCTGATACAAAATGATGAGCTTGGATTATTATCCAAATTCGGGCTGAAATATATCACTCCTGATAAGTTTGCAGGAGTAAACTTTG from Pseudomonadota bacterium encodes:
- a CDS encoding NAD(P)-binding protein is translated as MTEKYDVVVVGAGHNGLIAASYLAKAGVKVCVIESRNKVGGGVFTDEITVPGFKHDVCSTWHGLIYPNPLIQNDELGLLSKFGLKYITPDKFAGVNF